The Halorhabdus sp. BNX81 genome includes a region encoding these proteins:
- a CDS encoding glutamate--cysteine ligase: METASESPFTELGTLGIEEEFFVVDESGRPVSGTDTLVYDTEPPAILEDRLDHELFKFVIESQTPIIEEPGDAAAMLAAVRGALVEHAREHGFGIAAAGLHPGARWRELEHAEKPRYQSQLDRIQYPQHRNTTAGLHVHVGVDDAEKAVWIANQLRWHLPIILALSANSPYWNGFDTGLASARAKLFEGLPNTGMPTAFDSFAAFQRFERRMIETNSISDRGELWFDVRPHTEYGTVEVRTADAQADIDRVLALVEYVHELVLDFAARYEDGERGQPIRRELLDENKWRAIRHGRDASFITRDGADTIDLTTAIERDVSRLTLDRVAPFLAGESGATRQRRRHEEGVDALYSSLLVEDPR; this comes from the coding sequence ATGGAGACGGCTTCGGAGAGTCCGTTTACGGAGCTGGGAACGCTGGGTATCGAAGAGGAGTTCTTCGTCGTTGATGAGTCCGGCCGGCCGGTCTCTGGAACTGACACACTCGTCTACGACACCGAACCGCCGGCGATCCTCGAGGACCGCCTCGACCACGAGCTGTTCAAGTTCGTGATCGAGTCACAGACGCCGATCATCGAGGAGCCGGGGGACGCTGCAGCCATGCTCGCCGCTGTCCGCGGGGCGCTCGTCGAGCACGCACGCGAGCACGGATTCGGTATCGCCGCGGCTGGATTACACCCCGGTGCCAGATGGCGGGAGCTCGAACACGCCGAAAAGCCCCGATATCAGTCACAACTCGATCGAATCCAGTACCCACAACACCGGAATACCACCGCAGGCCTTCACGTTCACGTCGGCGTCGATGACGCCGAGAAGGCGGTGTGGATCGCCAACCAGCTCCGGTGGCATCTGCCGATCATCCTCGCGCTATCCGCTAATTCGCCGTACTGGAACGGGTTCGATACTGGGCTGGCTTCGGCGCGGGCAAAACTTTTCGAGGGGCTGCCCAACACCGGCATGCCGACGGCGTTTGATTCGTTCGCGGCCTTCCAGCGGTTCGAACGACGGATGATCGAGACAAACTCGATCAGCGATCGGGGGGAACTCTGGTTCGACGTGCGCCCACACACGGAGTATGGGACTGTGGAGGTGCGCACGGCCGATGCCCAGGCCGACATCGACCGCGTGCTGGCGCTCGTTGAGTACGTCCACGAACTCGTCCTCGATTTCGCCGCGCGATACGAGGACGGCGAGCGCGGCCAACCGATTCGCCGAGAACTGCTGGACGAAAACAAGTGGCGCGCGATCCGGCACGGCCGGGACGCCTCGTTCATTACTCGCGATGGTGCGGACACGATCGATCTCACAACGGCCATCGAACGTGATGTTTCACGCCTCACTCTGGACCGCGTCGCGCCGTTCTTGGCCGGCGAGAGCGGTGCAACCCGTCAGCGTCGTCGACATGAAGAGGGTGTCGACGCGCTGTACTCGTCGTTGCTGGTCGAAGATCCCCGGTGA
- a CDS encoding PQQ-binding-like beta-propeller repeat protein: MNRADRQPNKEPATATPSRRKLLRAGGAAVTAGLAGCTLPLGGNKGAGELQSCPIDVEETNAEYRSHPNGDVRMWRGGLRRLGYYPEETVPDSVSVNWTFPINYVGHTAAKSSPVPTPDGEQILFAGDTGRVESYAPSGKMDWSTQTNATEKGFHGSAAIVDGTAYIGGYNGDLYALDVESGELEWHTTSEDLAGALAIGSSPAYYEGILYVVAEYWDPSSGALWAIDAETGEPIHVDDRMWGQPHPSATIDIQEERLISGSNDGVVYCWRFPCLEFEWKFQTGPEGGPDGKTKADGEFNHGAQVKGTAPTFDGRVFVGSWDDHVYCLDVTDGEELWSFETGDIVMSNPGADPNAGVVYVGSSDHNVYALDAESGEKLWSTNVGGRVIGSLTVTDETVLVGSSGSYVYALEKETGKRRWRIENRGDVTSAPVPLDGRIYYAERAVIDGYYDDDEEFELVEPGHAYCLVED, translated from the coding sequence CTCCGTGCCGGCGGCGCTGCTGTGACAGCAGGGCTGGCCGGGTGTACGCTGCCACTCGGCGGAAACAAGGGGGCTGGGGAACTCCAGTCATGTCCGATCGATGTCGAAGAGACGAACGCCGAGTACCGGAGTCATCCGAACGGCGATGTGCGCATGTGGCGAGGGGGGCTCCGGCGACTCGGTTACTATCCCGAGGAGACCGTCCCCGATTCAGTCTCGGTCAACTGGACGTTCCCGATCAACTACGTCGGTCACACCGCCGCCAAATCCAGTCCGGTCCCGACACCGGACGGCGAGCAGATCCTCTTCGCCGGGGATACCGGTCGCGTCGAATCCTACGCACCCTCGGGCAAGATGGACTGGTCGACCCAAACGAACGCCACGGAGAAGGGATTCCACGGCTCGGCGGCCATCGTGGATGGCACCGCGTACATCGGCGGCTACAACGGCGACCTCTACGCGCTCGACGTTGAATCGGGCGAACTGGAGTGGCACACTACGTCGGAGGATCTCGCCGGCGCGCTGGCTATCGGCTCCAGTCCAGCATACTACGAGGGCATTCTCTACGTCGTCGCCGAGTACTGGGACCCGTCCTCCGGGGCGCTGTGGGCCATCGACGCCGAGACCGGCGAGCCGATCCACGTCGACGATCGCATGTGGGGTCAACCACATCCCTCGGCGACGATCGACATCCAGGAGGAGCGGCTCATCTCCGGGTCGAACGACGGCGTCGTCTACTGCTGGCGATTCCCGTGTCTAGAATTCGAGTGGAAGTTTCAGACGGGTCCGGAGGGAGGGCCAGACGGCAAAACCAAGGCTGACGGTGAGTTCAACCACGGCGCACAGGTCAAGGGCACGGCCCCGACGTTCGACGGCCGCGTCTTCGTCGGCTCCTGGGACGACCACGTCTACTGTCTGGACGTCACGGACGGCGAGGAGCTGTGGTCGTTCGAGACCGGAGACATCGTGATGTCGAATCCAGGTGCCGATCCGAACGCGGGCGTTGTCTACGTCGGGAGTTCGGATCACAACGTCTACGCGCTCGACGCCGAAAGTGGCGAGAAGCTGTGGTCGACGAACGTCGGCGGTCGCGTCATCGGCTCGCTGACTGTCACTGACGAAACGGTGCTGGTCGGGTCCTCCGGTTCGTACGTCTACGCTCTCGAAAAGGAGACGGGCAAGCGACGATGGCGTATCGAGAATCGCGGCGACGTCACGAGCGCGCCCGTCCCGCTCGACGGACGGATCTATTACGCCGAACGGGCTGTCATCGACGGCTACTACGACGACGATGAGGAATTCGAACTCGTCGAACCCGGCCACGCCTACTGCCTCGTCGAAGACTGA
- a CDS encoding fibrillarin-like rRNA/tRNA 2'-O-methyltransferase has product MTLPDGVRRRTFDGMDALATRGEPVYGEAVADGWRQWIADRSKLGAMLELGIDTGLAGGETVLYLGAASGTTVSHVADFAGPTYAVEFAPRPMRDLVEVAEGRDRLFPLLKDARAPETYAHVVEPVDVIVQDVATRGQADVALANRRFLTDDGRLIMAIKARSEDVTREPDAVFADVIDRLETGYEILDRQSLEPYHDDHLAVIARPR; this is encoded by the coding sequence ATGACGCTGCCCGATGGCGTCCGGCGACGTACGTTCGACGGCATGGACGCGCTGGCAACAAGAGGAGAGCCCGTCTACGGGGAAGCCGTTGCGGACGGATGGCGACAGTGGATCGCCGATCGGTCGAAGCTGGGGGCCATGCTGGAACTCGGTATCGATACTGGACTGGCGGGTGGCGAGACTGTCCTGTATCTCGGAGCGGCGAGCGGGACGACTGTCAGTCACGTGGCCGACTTCGCGGGGCCGACTTACGCGGTCGAGTTTGCGCCCCGGCCGATGCGGGATCTGGTCGAGGTCGCCGAAGGTCGTGATCGACTTTTTCCCCTCCTGAAGGATGCACGGGCCCCCGAAACGTATGCTCACGTCGTCGAGCCGGTCGACGTGATCGTTCAGGACGTGGCCACACGTGGCCAGGCGGACGTGGCCCTGGCCAACCGGCGATTTCTCACCGACGACGGGCGGCTCATCATGGCAATCAAGGCCCGAAGCGAGGACGTCACCCGGGAGCCGGATGCCGTCTTCGCGGACGTGATCGACCGGCTGGAGACCGGCTACGAGATCCTCGACCGCCAGTCTCTGGAGCCCTATCACGACGATCACCTGGCCGTGATCGCTCGTCCCCGCTGA
- a CDS encoding secondary thiamine-phosphate synthase enzyme YjbQ — MVGSLSISTDERLSVIDVTDKVENALPPNANGTATVFVPHTTAAVTINEGEPRLIGDLETALSELVDDNGWHHDQIDNNADSHIRASLIGPSETVPVSDGSLDLGTWQSILFVECDGPRTRSLEVRA; from the coding sequence ATGGTTGGGAGCCTATCTATCAGTACTGACGAACGGCTGTCAGTCATCGACGTGACTGACAAGGTCGAAAATGCGCTACCGCCAAATGCGAACGGAACGGCAACCGTGTTCGTCCCGCACACCACGGCCGCAGTCACGATCAACGAGGGCGAGCCTCGGCTCATCGGTGACCTCGAAACGGCGTTGTCCGAACTGGTCGACGACAATGGCTGGCACCACGACCAGATAGACAACAACGCCGATTCCCACATTCGAGCGTCGCTGATCGGCCCCAGCGAGACAGTGCCAGTCAGCGACGGTAGTCTCGATCTGGGGACCTGGCAGTCGATCCTTTTCGTCGAGTGTGACGGTCCCCGGACCCGGTCGCTGGAAGTTCGAGCCTGA
- a CDS encoding phosphopantetheine adenylyltransferase — MKVALGGTFDPIHDGHRALFDRAFELGDVTVGLTSDELAPTTRQEGRPVRSYDDRLADLDAELSDFATEYDRDYTIRKLREPTGIATEEQFDVLVVSPETETGGKRINEIREKHGRDPLSIEVVDHVTAEDDKPISSTRIVRGEIDEHGNLTPDRDGRQPAE; from the coding sequence ATGAAGGTCGCGCTGGGGGGTACGTTTGATCCGATCCACGACGGCCATCGGGCACTGTTCGACCGTGCCTTCGAACTCGGGGACGTGACAGTTGGGCTGACCAGCGACGAACTCGCTCCGACGACTCGACAGGAGGGCCGGCCCGTTCGCTCGTACGACGATCGACTCGCCGACCTCGACGCGGAACTCTCGGACTTTGCTACCGAGTACGATCGCGATTACACGATCAGAAAACTCCGGGAGCCGACCGGAATCGCAACCGAGGAGCAATTCGACGTACTCGTGGTTTCACCCGAGACCGAGACCGGGGGCAAGCGGATCAACGAGATTCGGGAGAAACACGGGCGTGATCCGCTTTCGATCGAGGTCGTCGATCACGTCACGGCCGAAGATGACAAACCGATTTCGAGTACGCGCATCGTCCGCGGCGAAATCGACGAGCATGGCAATCTCACACCGGACCGCGACGGACGCCAGCCGGCGGAGTGA
- a CDS encoding ArsR family transcriptional regulator: MEDDTTDEEHTDSDVRSRLEEGADRAVEEFDERLIDVLSWVLDTETRARLYVHLRATPEQTSEEIASGTGLYPSTVRETLANLHAEDIVTREKREHEGTGNNPYEYSAIAPSELVTDVIGEIQDELNTVVNLDAYLSDENEETNEPVTITVTDASEADDTGEAEPSEDVDD, from the coding sequence ATGGAGGACGACACCACCGACGAGGAGCACACTGATAGCGACGTTCGGTCGCGACTGGAGGAGGGGGCAGACCGGGCCGTCGAAGAGTTCGACGAGCGGCTGATCGACGTGCTGTCGTGGGTTCTGGATACGGAGACGCGCGCCAGACTCTACGTTCATCTGCGGGCCACCCCGGAGCAGACGAGCGAAGAGATCGCGAGCGGGACCGGATTGTACCCGAGTACCGTCCGGGAAACACTGGCCAACCTCCACGCCGAGGACATCGTCACTCGTGAGAAACGCGAACACGAGGGGACCGGAAACAACCCCTACGAGTACAGCGCGATCGCGCCGAGCGAACTCGTCACCGACGTGATCGGGGAGATCCAGGACGAGTTAAACACCGTCGTCAACCTGGACGCGTACCTGAGTGACGAGAACGAAGAGACGAACGAACCCGTCACGATAACGGTCACGGATGCATCTGAAGCAGACGATACTGGCGAAGCTGAGCCGAGTGAGGATGTCGACGACTAG
- a CDS encoding NOP5/NOP56 family protein, whose translation MNTEAAWFQGLSADDESAAQARIRDGEADEPADWPHRAVEAGYAADAQAYYDALHSITTAAAKATVQERERADDQQLKHAVRAMDDCERTANELAERVAEWAGTRLPDAGSGVEYARELLDDEPADSAEAALVSLAQRVVDLADEAADLRGNIETTAPAVAPNLSALAGPVLAARLISLAGGLESLAKKPSGTVQVLGAEDALFAHLQGSAPSPKHGIIYTHEYVSGTAPAERGSAARALAGKLTIAARIDHYSGDRRTELDAELDDRIETIRSRGDT comes from the coding sequence ATGAATACTGAGGCAGCCTGGTTTCAAGGTCTGTCAGCCGACGACGAATCGGCTGCCCAGGCCCGGATTCGGGATGGGGAGGCCGACGAACCGGCCGATTGGCCACACCGTGCCGTCGAGGCCGGCTACGCCGCGGATGCCCAAGCGTATTACGATGCGTTACATTCAATCACAACGGCAGCAGCCAAGGCCACAGTCCAGGAGCGCGAACGGGCCGACGATCAGCAGCTGAAACACGCGGTTCGGGCGATGGACGACTGCGAGCGAACGGCGAACGAACTCGCCGAGCGGGTCGCCGAATGGGCGGGGACGCGGTTGCCGGATGCCGGGTCCGGCGTCGAGTACGCCCGGGAACTTCTGGACGACGAGCCGGCCGATTCTGCTGAGGCTGCACTCGTCTCGCTGGCCCAGCGGGTCGTCGATCTCGCTGATGAGGCGGCCGACCTTCGAGGGAACATCGAGACGACTGCGCCGGCGGTCGCGCCGAACCTGTCGGCGCTCGCGGGACCAGTGTTGGCCGCACGACTCATCTCGCTCGCCGGTGGACTGGAATCCCTGGCGAAAAAGCCCAGTGGGACAGTCCAGGTTCTCGGTGCCGAGGACGCACTGTTCGCACACCTCCAGGGATCCGCACCCTCGCCGAAACACGGGATCATCTACACCCACGAGTACGTCAGCGGAACGGCCCCAGCCGAGCGCGGTTCGGCCGCACGGGCGCTGGCTGGCAAGCTGACTATCGCCGCACGGATCGATCACTACAGCGGTGACCGACGAACCGAACTCGACGCGGAACTCGACGACCGCATCGAAACCATTCGCTCGCGGGGTGATACATGA
- a CDS encoding transcription initiation factor IIB family protein, translating to MYRARDQLANEEWIEAIESVADRLGLSDTAQSRATDVFLSNLPEEKRSKRAVLAASVYVGALVAGDRRSQSAVAEAADVSRLTIQQRWKELLEETGFDAPDW from the coding sequence GTGTATCGCGCTCGCGACCAACTGGCCAACGAAGAGTGGATCGAAGCCATCGAATCCGTTGCCGATCGCCTCGGTCTCAGTGACACCGCCCAGTCACGCGCCACGGACGTTTTCCTCTCGAATCTGCCGGAAGAAAAGCGATCCAAACGGGCGGTTCTCGCGGCGAGCGTCTACGTTGGCGCGCTGGTTGCCGGCGACCGGCGCTCGCAGTCGGCCGTCGCCGAAGCTGCCGATGTCTCCCGACTCACCATCCAGCAACGCTGGAAGGAACTGCTCGAAGAAACCGGATTCGACGCGCCCGACTGGTGA